A genome region from Nocardia sp. NBC_01730 includes the following:
- a CDS encoding amino acid permease encodes MSIAELRSQMLRRKPLGEVEDESAPADEQLSRSLGLWQLTAIGVGGIIGAGIFTLAGSVAHSVTGPSVLISFLIAGVASAAAALCYAEFAGMVPKAGSAYTYGYVSLGEIAGWFIGWDLLLEYIAVAAVVAIGVSGYFRFLLGQVDITLPDWMMGASGTGEGHVVDVFAMLFCLGTALLLSRGIRSVGRFETVAVGIKVALVALIIVLGVFHIDSSNYTPYFPFGAGAVWTGAATVFFAVFGYDAMSTAAEESTDGKKHLPKAIIYSLAIAMVLYVLATLVLTGMQKYAEISPTSGFSTAFESVGQPGVANIIAIGAIVGIVTVVLTFMLGVTRVWFAMSRDGLLPEWFAKTHPVRKVPTRVTWIVGIGAALMAGLLDITVVAELTNIGILMAFIVVSVAVMVLRRTRPDEPREFRLPFMPVVPLVGIGFSVYLIWSLPWQTWARFVVWLAVGLIVYFAYSRTHSKLAGTDSTATAGLRHPELP; translated from the coding sequence ATGTCCATCGCGGAGTTGCGCAGCCAGATGTTGCGCCGCAAACCCCTCGGCGAGGTCGAGGACGAATCCGCCCCTGCCGACGAGCAGCTGTCCCGATCGCTCGGCCTGTGGCAGCTCACCGCGATCGGCGTCGGCGGGATCATCGGCGCGGGCATCTTCACGCTGGCCGGTTCGGTCGCGCACTCCGTGACCGGCCCCTCGGTGCTCATCTCGTTCCTCATCGCGGGCGTCGCCAGCGCCGCGGCCGCACTGTGTTACGCCGAGTTCGCCGGGATGGTTCCCAAGGCCGGGTCCGCCTACACCTACGGCTACGTGTCGCTCGGCGAGATCGCGGGCTGGTTCATCGGCTGGGATCTGCTGCTGGAGTACATCGCGGTCGCCGCGGTGGTCGCCATCGGCGTGTCCGGGTACTTCCGGTTCCTGCTCGGGCAGGTCGACATCACTCTGCCGGACTGGATGATGGGCGCCTCTGGCACGGGCGAGGGCCACGTGGTCGACGTGTTCGCCATGCTGTTCTGTCTCGGCACGGCCTTGCTGCTGTCGCGTGGCATCAGGAGCGTAGGCCGGTTCGAGACCGTCGCGGTCGGCATCAAAGTCGCCTTGGTCGCGCTCATCATCGTGCTGGGCGTCTTCCACATCGACAGCTCCAACTACACGCCGTACTTCCCGTTCGGCGCCGGCGCGGTATGGACCGGCGCGGCCACTGTCTTCTTCGCCGTTTTCGGCTACGACGCGATGAGCACCGCCGCCGAGGAATCCACCGACGGCAAGAAGCACCTGCCCAAGGCGATCATCTACTCGCTGGCCATCGCCATGGTGCTCTACGTGCTGGCCACCCTGGTGCTGACCGGCATGCAGAAGTACGCCGAGATCAGCCCGACCAGTGGTTTCTCCACCGCGTTCGAGTCGGTCGGTCAGCCCGGTGTCGCGAACATCATCGCGATCGGCGCCATCGTCGGCATCGTCACCGTGGTGCTCACCTTCATGCTCGGCGTCACCCGTGTCTGGTTCGCCATGAGCCGCGACGGGCTGTTGCCGGAATGGTTCGCCAAGACCCATCCGGTCCGGAAGGTGCCCACCCGGGTGACGTGGATCGTCGGCATCGGAGCGGCGCTGATGGCCGGGTTGCTGGACATCACGGTCGTCGCCGAGTTGACCAACATCGGCATTTTGATGGCCTTCATCGTCGTGTCCGTCGCGGTGATGGTCCTGAGGCGCACCCGTCCCGACGAGCCGCGCGAGTTCCGGCTGCCGTTCATGCCGGTCGTCCCGCTGGTCGGCATCGGCTTCTCGGTGTATCTGATCTGGTCGCTGCCGTGGCAGACCTGGGCGCGCTTCGTGGTCTGGCTGGCCGTCGGCCTGATCGTCTACTTCGCCTACTCGCGTACCCACTCCAAGCTCGCGGGTACCGACTCGACCGCGACGGCGGGCCTGCGGCACCCCGAGCTGCCCTGA
- a CDS encoding proline dehydrogenase family protein has product MAFSGLLRPAMLAAARSPRMERTISRMPTTKKLVDRFVAGETEDQAVAATAALLESDRRVTIDYLGEDTTDLDQARATVAHYLRLLSALADLPAAAEGTARPLEVSLKLSALGQALPHDGHAIAREHAHQICTAATVAGVWVTIDAEDHTTTDSTQSIVRELRTDFPWLGTVLQAYLKRTEDDCREFAGPGSRIRLCKGAYREPAAVAYQGRSAVDDSYLRCLRILMDGDGYPMVATHDPALIDAALHCVRETGRTHDDFEFQMLHGIRDAEQRRLVGAGHMLRVYVPYGDQWYGYFMRRLAERPANVAFFLRSFGGDR; this is encoded by the coding sequence ATGGCATTCTCCGGACTGCTCCGTCCCGCCATGCTGGCAGCCGCACGCTCTCCGCGCATGGAGCGCACGATCAGCCGCATGCCGACCACCAAGAAGCTGGTGGATCGCTTCGTCGCGGGCGAGACCGAGGATCAGGCGGTGGCCGCGACCGCCGCGCTCCTCGAATCCGACCGCCGCGTGACCATCGACTATCTCGGCGAGGACACCACCGACCTCGACCAAGCCCGCGCCACCGTCGCGCACTATCTGCGGCTCCTGTCAGCGTTGGCCGATCTGCCCGCCGCGGCGGAAGGGACCGCGCGACCGCTGGAGGTGTCCCTCAAACTGTCCGCGCTGGGCCAGGCGCTCCCCCACGACGGGCACGCCATAGCTCGTGAGCACGCCCATCAGATCTGCACCGCCGCGACAGTCGCGGGGGTCTGGGTCACGATCGACGCAGAGGACCACACCACCACGGACTCGACGCAGTCGATCGTGCGCGAGTTGCGCACGGATTTCCCATGGTTGGGCACGGTGTTGCAGGCCTACTTGAAACGCACCGAGGACGACTGCCGGGAATTCGCCGGCCCCGGCTCGCGAATCCGGTTGTGCAAGGGCGCCTATCGCGAACCCGCCGCGGTGGCCTATCAGGGCCGTTCCGCCGTCGACGACTCGTATCTGCGCTGCCTGCGCATCTTGATGGACGGCGACGGCTATCCGATGGTCGCCACGCACGACCCGGCGCTGATTGACGCGGCGCTGCACTGTGTACGCGAAACCGGGCGCACGCATGACGATTTCGAGTTCCAGATGTTGCACGGCATCCGGGACGCCGAACAGCGGCGCCTGGTCGGTGCGGGACACATGCTGCGCGTCTACGTCCCCTACGGCGACCAGTGGTACGGCTACTTCATGCGCAGGTTGGCCGAGCGTCCGGCCAACGTCGCGTTCTTCCTGCGCTCATTCGGCGGCGACCGCTGA
- the pruA gene encoding L-glutamate gamma-semialdehyde dehydrogenase — MDAIVSTPQPVNEPVGTFAPGSAERERLQAKLTELGATPTEIHHVIGGEHRRGSGEQIRVVQPHRHAAVLGTLTTAEPRDVADAVTAATTAAPGWRALPFEDRAAVFLRAADLLAGPWRETISAATMLGQSKTAYQAEIDTPCELVDFWRFNVHFARRILQDQPISAPGVWNKVEYRPLEGFVYAITPFNFSAIAGNLPTAPALMGNTVVWKPAVTQSVAAYWTMKLLEAAGLPPGVINMVHGAGPTVSDVALTDRRLAGIHFTGSTATFQHLWRTVAANIVDYDSYPRLVGETGGKDFVVAHSSADPDVLTTALIRGAFDYQGQKCSAASRAFIPRSVWARMGREFVDKVAALSYGDVTDFTHFGGALIDKRAFDKNADALARAKATPSLTIAAGGHADDGVGYFVEPTILLGDDPADEAFRTEYFGPILAVHVYDDSGPGSFESTLDLIDKGSRYGLTGAVIADDRTAIATATDRLRFAAGNFYVNDKPTGAVVGQQPFGGSRASGTNDKAGSAQNLLRWTSARTIKETFVPATDHRYPHQEL, encoded by the coding sequence ATGGACGCCATCGTGTCCACACCCCAGCCGGTCAACGAGCCGGTCGGCACATTCGCCCCGGGCAGTGCGGAACGCGAACGATTGCAGGCGAAGCTCACCGAGCTCGGCGCGACGCCGACCGAAATCCATCATGTCATCGGCGGCGAACACCGGCGCGGTTCCGGCGAGCAGATCCGGGTGGTGCAGCCGCACCGGCACGCCGCCGTGCTCGGCACGCTCACCACCGCCGAGCCGCGCGACGTGGCGGACGCCGTCACGGCCGCCACCACCGCGGCGCCGGGCTGGCGGGCGCTTCCGTTCGAGGACCGTGCCGCGGTCTTCCTCCGCGCCGCGGACTTACTGGCCGGACCGTGGCGCGAAACCATCTCCGCCGCAACGATGTTGGGCCAATCCAAGACGGCATACCAGGCCGAGATCGACACCCCGTGCGAGCTGGTCGACTTCTGGCGCTTCAACGTCCACTTCGCCCGCCGAATCCTGCAGGACCAGCCGATTTCGGCACCGGGCGTGTGGAACAAGGTGGAGTACCGTCCGCTCGAGGGTTTCGTGTACGCAATCACCCCGTTCAACTTCTCCGCGATCGCGGGCAATCTCCCCACCGCGCCCGCGCTGATGGGTAACACCGTCGTGTGGAAGCCCGCCGTGACCCAGTCGGTCGCGGCGTACTGGACGATGAAGCTGCTGGAGGCGGCGGGGCTGCCGCCCGGTGTGATCAACATGGTGCACGGCGCCGGTCCCACGGTGTCCGACGTGGCACTCACCGATCGCCGCCTCGCAGGCATCCACTTCACCGGATCGACCGCGACGTTCCAGCATCTGTGGCGCACGGTCGCGGCGAATATCGTCGACTACGACAGCTATCCGCGCCTGGTCGGCGAGACCGGCGGCAAGGACTTCGTCGTGGCGCACAGCTCCGCCGATCCCGACGTGCTGACGACGGCACTGATCCGCGGCGCCTTCGACTACCAGGGCCAGAAGTGCTCAGCCGCCTCCCGCGCGTTCATCCCGAGGTCGGTGTGGGCCAGGATGGGCCGCGAGTTCGTCGACAAGGTCGCCGCCCTCAGCTATGGCGACGTCACCGACTTCACCCACTTCGGCGGCGCGCTCATCGACAAGCGTGCCTTCGACAAGAACGCCGACGCCCTGGCACGCGCCAAGGCGACTCCGAGCCTGACGATCGCCGCGGGCGGCCACGCCGACGACGGCGTCGGCTACTTTGTCGAGCCCACCATCCTGCTCGGTGACGACCCTGCCGACGAGGCGTTCCGCACCGAGTACTTCGGCCCGATCCTGGCCGTGCACGTCTACGACGACTCCGGCCCCGGATCGTTCGAGTCCACGCTCGACCTGATCGACAAGGGCTCGCGCTACGGCCTGACCGGCGCGGTCATCGCCGACGACCGCACGGCCATCGCCACCGCCACCGACCGGCTACGGTTCGCGGCCGGAAACTTCTACGTCAACGACAAGCCCACCGGCGCGGTCGTCGGGCAACAGCCCTTCGGGGGGTCGCGCGCGTCCGGCACCAACGACAAGGCAGGGTCGGCACAGAACCTGCTGCGTTGGACCTCCGCTCGCACGATCAAGGAGACGTTCGTCCCCGCGACCGACCACCGCTACCCGCACCAGGAGCTCTGA
- a CDS encoding PucR family transcriptional regulator has product MSQSDKDGVSALSSWPKDGNVAGESELAAADMDLFGLAQMVAHNAGGMVSIEDPHSHVLAYSASDQTADQLRVLSILGREGPRDYLTVLRKWGVFDRLRNTDEVIDVPAHEELNIKRRLVVGIRHPADATARAPRVLGAIWLQQGDQPFKSDAAEILRGASAIAGRLISRSLDAPSTEALLIQRLFGAGGAAVEIDAVVTALNLPQTGPAAVVAFALTATEQSTATEPAALGSILRLRASSFRGDSVTTVLGDRVYVLLPGYRSAHAVTAWTRQLVEQLEAKRSLALRAAIACPVADLGAVGAARAEVDRVLDSTVATYPKGRVTTLSESRTAVLLGEVLDLVGSRAALHDPRLRALFDYDRKHSASLRDSVETYLREHGDVRNAAAALQVHPNTLRYRIRRVEDILGMDLGDHADRLLLEIQLALQRRPHSRPPGPPA; this is encoded by the coding sequence ATGAGCCAGTCGGACAAAGATGGGGTGAGTGCGTTGTCGAGTTGGCCGAAGGACGGGAACGTGGCCGGGGAGAGCGAGTTGGCCGCCGCGGACATGGATCTGTTCGGCCTGGCGCAGATGGTTGCCCACAACGCGGGCGGGATGGTGTCCATCGAGGACCCGCACTCCCATGTGCTGGCGTACTCGGCGTCCGACCAGACCGCCGACCAGTTGCGCGTGCTGTCGATCCTGGGCCGGGAAGGCCCGCGCGACTACCTGACCGTGCTGCGGAAGTGGGGTGTGTTCGATCGCTTGCGCAACACGGACGAGGTCATCGACGTGCCCGCGCATGAGGAACTGAACATCAAGCGAAGGCTGGTGGTCGGTATCCGGCATCCCGCGGACGCGACCGCGCGGGCGCCGCGGGTACTCGGTGCGATCTGGCTGCAGCAGGGTGATCAGCCGTTCAAGTCGGACGCGGCGGAGATCCTGCGTGGGGCCTCGGCCATCGCAGGCCGTCTGATCTCCCGCAGTCTCGACGCACCGTCCACCGAGGCGCTGCTGATCCAGCGGTTGTTCGGTGCGGGAGGGGCCGCGGTCGAGATAGACGCGGTGGTGACCGCGCTGAACCTGCCGCAGACCGGCCCCGCCGCGGTGGTGGCGTTCGCGCTCACCGCCACCGAGCAGTCCACCGCCACCGAGCCCGCCGCGCTCGGCAGCATCCTGCGCTTGCGCGCCAGCTCCTTCCGGGGCGACTCGGTGACCACGGTGCTCGGCGACCGCGTCTACGTGCTGTTGCCTGGCTACCGGTCCGCGCACGCGGTGACGGCGTGGACGCGGCAATTGGTCGAACAGCTCGAGGCGAAGCGGTCGCTGGCGTTGCGGGCCGCGATAGCCTGTCCCGTCGCCGATCTCGGCGCGGTGGGCGCCGCGCGGGCCGAGGTCGATCGCGTGCTGGACAGCACCGTCGCCACCTACCCGAAGGGGCGGGTGACCACGCTGTCCGAATCCCGCACCGCCGTGCTGCTCGGCGAGGTGCTCGATCTCGTCGGCTCGCGCGCCGCACTGCACGATCCCCGGCTGCGCGCCCTGTTCGACTACGACCGGAAGCATTCGGCGAGCTTGCGCGACAGCGTGGAGACCTATCTGCGGGAACACGGCGACGTCCGCAACGCCGCGGCCGCCCTGCAAGTGCATCCGAATACGCTGCGTTACCGCATCCGCCGCGTCGAGGACATCCTCGGCATGGATCTCGGCGACCACGCAGACCGCCTGTTACTCGAGATCCAGCTCGCGCTCCAGCGCCGCCCGCACTCCCGCCCGCCGGGCCCGCCTGCCTGA
- a CDS encoding phytoene desaturase family protein: protein MKPTRSFYDVVIVGGGHNGLVAAAYLARAGRSVLLLERLPHTGGAAVSERVFAGVDARLSRYSYLLSLLPRQIVDELGLRFTTRRRQISSYTPVGDSGLLVSGAPERTRASFTRLTGSDRDFLAWQRFYGATGRLAQRIFPTLTQPLPSRAVLRAAVDDAATWEAMFERPLGEAIESAFRDDIVRGVVLTDALIGTFAHAHDPSLRQNRCFLYHVIGGGTGDWDVPVGGMGALTDALAEVARSAGAEIVTECEVTGLETDGSTAEVGYWDRTVGARHVLVNAAPYTLAGLLGTPLPPKPQGAQLKMNMLLRRLPRLRDTETDPREAFAGTFHIGESYAQLDQAYGEAAIGRIPSAPPAEIYCHTLTDPSILSPDLTAQGAHTLTLFGLHTPAKLFAADPEGAKAEVVKATLAQLDSVLAEPIADCSATDEHGEPCLEAKTPLELECELGLPGGHIFHRDLAFPYLPEEADPADPAARWGVSTGHRNVFLCGAGAIRGGGVSGIPGHNAAMAVLDVDQAR, encoded by the coding sequence ATGAAGCCGACACGGTCGTTCTACGATGTCGTGATCGTCGGCGGCGGCCATAACGGGCTGGTGGCCGCCGCGTACCTGGCGCGGGCTGGGCGGTCGGTGCTGTTGCTCGAGCGCCTGCCGCACACGGGTGGCGCCGCGGTGTCGGAGCGGGTGTTCGCGGGCGTCGACGCGCGGCTGTCGCGGTACTCGTATCTTCTGAGCCTGCTGCCGCGACAGATCGTGGACGAGCTGGGGCTGCGGTTCACGACACGGCGCAGGCAGATCTCGTCGTATACGCCGGTCGGCGACAGCGGCCTGCTCGTTTCCGGGGCGCCGGAGCGGACCAGGGCGAGTTTCACGCGCCTCACCGGGTCGGATCGGGATTTTCTTGCGTGGCAGCGTTTCTACGGCGCCACCGGGCGGCTGGCGCAGCGCATATTCCCGACGTTGACGCAGCCGCTGCCGTCCAGGGCCGTGCTGCGGGCTGCCGTGGACGACGCTGCGACCTGGGAGGCGATGTTCGAGCGCCCGCTGGGGGAGGCGATCGAGTCGGCCTTCCGCGACGATATCGTGCGCGGCGTGGTGCTCACCGACGCGCTGATCGGTACGTTCGCCCATGCGCACGATCCGTCGCTGCGGCAGAACCGCTGCTTCCTCTACCACGTGATCGGCGGCGGCACCGGCGACTGGGACGTGCCCGTCGGGGGTATGGGCGCGCTCACCGACGCGCTGGCCGAGGTGGCGCGCTCCGCGGGCGCCGAGATCGTCACGGAATGCGAGGTAACCGGTCTCGAAACCGATGGCAGCACAGCCGAAGTCGGTTATTGGGACAGGACGGTTGGTGCGCGTCACGTGCTCGTCAACGCCGCACCGTACACGCTCGCGGGGTTGCTCGGTACGCCGTTACCACCGAAACCCCAAGGCGCGCAGCTCAAGATGAACATGCTGCTGCGCCGGTTGCCACGACTGCGTGACACCGAAACCGATCCGCGCGAGGCGTTTGCGGGAACCTTTCACATCGGCGAGTCGTACGCGCAACTCGACCAGGCATACGGCGAAGCGGCGATCGGCCGCATACCGTCTGCGCCGCCCGCGGAGATCTACTGTCACACATTGACCGACCCGTCGATCCTGTCGCCGGACCTGACCGCGCAAGGCGCGCATACCCTCACGCTGTTCGGTCTGCACACACCGGCAAAGCTGTTCGCCGCCGATCCGGAGGGGGCGAAGGCGGAGGTGGTAAAAGCCACACTTGCGCAACTGGATTCGGTGCTGGCCGAACCGATCGCCGACTGCTCGGCGACGGACGAGCACGGCGAGCCATGTCTGGAGGCGAAGACCCCGCTCGAGCTGGAGTGCGAGCTCGGCCTGCCCGGTGGCCACATCTTCCATCGGGATCTGGCCTTCCCTTACCTACCGGAGGAGGCCGATCCGGCTGACCCCGCCGCCCGGTGGGGTGTGTCGACCGGCCATCGCAACGTATTCCTCTGTGGTGCCGGGGCGATCCGTGGCGGCGGGGTCAGCGGCATCCCCGGGCACAACGCCGCGATGGCCGTGCTCGACGTCGATCAGGCCCGCTGA
- a CDS encoding zinc-binding dehydrogenase: MRAVVIERFGEPKDVLTTTERPVPEPGPGEVRLQLILAPIHNHDLAIVRGVYGYRPPLPAIPGTEAVGRVDAVGPDVTGLTVGQRVTVSGAQNVWAEYFVVPAGQVVPVPDAVSDETAAQLLAMPLSALMLVEDLALQPGEWLAINAANGAVGRLVNVFGRQRGLHVLNLVRGHASVAALRELGYEPVLDTESEGWRAQVETVTSGAPIARAVDQVGGRAADDGLALLAPNGHLISFGALSGKPLSLDSGSLIFKQAVVKGFWGAMRIEEIGAEHRGRLIGELIDLAARGELRLTIETAYSLESAADAAVATETPGRSAKIALSAQRA, translated from the coding sequence ATGCGTGCCGTAGTCATCGAACGATTCGGCGAACCGAAGGACGTGCTCACCACCACCGAGCGGCCGGTGCCCGAACCGGGTCCCGGCGAGGTCCGTCTCCAGTTGATCCTCGCGCCGATCCACAATCACGACCTGGCCATCGTGCGCGGCGTGTACGGTTATCGGCCGCCGCTGCCCGCGATTCCGGGCACCGAGGCCGTCGGGCGCGTCGACGCGGTGGGGCCGGACGTCACCGGTCTCACCGTCGGACAACGCGTCACGGTGTCCGGGGCACAGAACGTGTGGGCGGAGTACTTCGTGGTCCCGGCCGGACAGGTGGTTCCGGTGCCGGACGCGGTGTCCGACGAAACCGCGGCCCAGCTGCTCGCCATGCCGCTCAGCGCACTGATGCTGGTGGAAGACCTCGCACTGCAGCCGGGAGAATGGCTGGCGATCAACGCCGCCAACGGCGCGGTCGGCAGGCTGGTCAACGTCTTCGGCCGGCAACGCGGTCTGCACGTGCTCAACCTGGTGCGCGGCCACGCTTCGGTCGCGGCGCTGCGTGAGCTCGGCTACGAACCAGTGCTCGACACCGAAAGCGAGGGCTGGCGCGCGCAGGTCGAGACCGTTACCTCGGGCGCGCCCATCGCGCGTGCCGTCGACCAGGTAGGCGGTCGCGCCGCCGACGACGGGCTGGCGCTACTCGCGCCGAACGGGCACCTGATCTCCTTCGGCGCGCTGTCGGGCAAGCCGCTGTCGCTCGATTCCGGCAGCCTCATCTTCAAACAGGCTGTGGTCAAAGGCTTCTGGGGCGCCATGCGGATCGAGGAGATCGGCGCCGAGCATCGAGGGCGGCTGATCGGGGAGCTGATCGACCTCGCGGCCCGCGGCGAGCTGCGGTTGACCATCGAGACCGCCTACTCGCTGGAGTCCGCGGCCGACGCCGCGGTCGCCACCGAAACGCCAGGGCGCAGCGCCAAGATCGCGTTGTCGGCTCAGCGGGCCTGA
- a CDS encoding organic hydroperoxide resistance protein has product MRILYTAEALATGDGRNGHARTTDGKVDVDLSAPKALGGNGEGTNPEQLFAAGYAACFHSALRLVGQQAKANIDDSAVGAKVGIGPNDAGGFGLTVTLEVSLPHLSRQDAQELADKAHQVCPYSNATRGNIEVEVLVAED; this is encoded by the coding sequence ATGCGGATCCTCTACACCGCCGAGGCCTTGGCGACCGGCGACGGCCGCAACGGACACGCCCGCACCACCGACGGCAAGGTCGACGTGGACCTGTCCGCCCCGAAGGCGCTGGGCGGCAACGGTGAAGGCACCAACCCCGAGCAGCTGTTCGCGGCGGGCTACGCGGCCTGCTTCCATTCGGCGCTGCGCCTGGTCGGCCAGCAGGCCAAGGCCAACATCGACGACTCCGCGGTCGGCGCCAAGGTCGGCATCGGCCCCAACGATGCGGGCGGATTCGGGCTCACGGTCACCCTCGAGGTCTCGCTCCCCCATCTGTCCAGGCAGGACGCACAGGAACTCGCGGACAAGGCGCACCAGGTGTGCCCGTACTCGAACGCGACCCGTGGCAACATCGAAGTCGAAGTCCTCGTCGCCGAGGACTGA
- a CDS encoding MarR family winged helix-turn-helix transcriptional regulator, which translates to MTDHLTLDEQLCFPLYAASRAMTAVYRPKLERLGLTYPQYLVMLALWERDGRSVGDVCHALALDSGTLSPLLKRLEAAGLVERHRSAADERRVDIQLTERGRALRAEAGDIPAEMAEAIGLSPDEFLALRETLRRLTHSLMSQLNEGE; encoded by the coding sequence ATGACCGACCATCTCACCCTCGACGAGCAACTCTGCTTCCCGCTCTACGCGGCGTCCCGGGCGATGACCGCGGTCTACCGCCCGAAGCTGGAACGGCTCGGGCTCACCTACCCGCAGTACCTGGTGATGCTGGCGCTGTGGGAACGCGACGGACGCAGCGTCGGCGACGTCTGCCATGCACTCGCCCTGGATTCCGGCACGCTCTCCCCGCTGCTCAAGCGGCTGGAGGCGGCAGGGCTGGTCGAGCGGCATCGGTCGGCGGCCGACGAACGTCGCGTGGATATCCAGCTCACCGAACGCGGGCGCGCGCTGCGGGCCGAGGCGGGCGACATCCCGGCCGAGATGGCCGAGGCCATCGGCCTGTCCCCGGACGAGTTCCTCGCGCTGCGCGAAACCTTGCGACGACTGACGCATTCGCTGATGTCCCAGCTGAACGAAGGAGAGTAG
- a CDS encoding IclR family transcriptional regulator encodes MGTSSDVPALRRGLAVLQLLAGRAGPISATAIARELGLPRSTTYHLLAELETARFVTRLPAERRYGLGIAAFELGSAYLRHDPLERLAHPLLRSLVERVGHTAHLGVLHGNELLYLIKEQPARPETLVTGVGVRLPAHLTASGRAILAHLPAAQIRALFPSASAFVRRTDRGPVTLAALRTTLATDRRRGWACEDGHVTSGFASVAYPVFDHNHRPIAAISVTFRHHCAATPCSADWTPLATQVRATATTLTHHIGGLPDENGR; translated from the coding sequence GTGGGAACGAGCAGCGACGTCCCGGCGTTGCGCCGCGGGCTCGCTGTACTGCAACTACTCGCGGGCCGAGCCGGGCCGATTTCCGCCACCGCCATCGCCCGCGAACTCGGTCTCCCGCGCTCCACCACCTATCACCTGCTCGCCGAGTTGGAAACGGCCCGGTTCGTCACTCGGCTGCCCGCCGAGCGCCGCTACGGCCTCGGCATTGCCGCCTTCGAACTCGGTTCCGCCTATCTGCGCCATGACCCGCTGGAGCGCCTCGCCCACCCACTGCTACGCAGTCTGGTGGAACGCGTCGGCCACACCGCCCACCTCGGCGTCCTGCACGGCAACGAATTGCTGTACCTGATCAAGGAGCAGCCTGCGCGTCCGGAGACCTTGGTCACCGGCGTCGGTGTTCGACTGCCCGCGCACCTGACCGCGTCCGGCCGCGCGATCCTCGCCCACCTGCCTGCCGCCCAGATCCGCGCCCTGTTCCCGTCCGCGTCGGCGTTCGTCCGCCGGACCGACCGCGGTCCGGTCACCCTCGCCGCATTGCGCACGACGCTCGCTACCGACCGCCGCCGCGGCTGGGCCTGCGAAGACGGCCACGTCACCTCCGGCTTCGCGTCCGTCGCCTATCCCGTTTTCGACCACAATCACCGCCCGATCGCCGCGATCAGCGTCACCTTCCGCCACCACTGCGCGGCCACGCCATGCTCCGCCGACTGGACGCCGCTCGCCACCCAGGTCCGGGCCACCGCGACCACCCTCACCCACCACATCGGCGGGTTGCCGGACGAGAACGGACGCTGA